In Natronomonas halophila, one DNA window encodes the following:
- the rqcH gene encoding ribosome rescue protein RqcH, whose product MDRKRAMTSVDLAALVGELRDYTGAVVDKAYLYGEDKVRLKMRDYDRGRIELIIEVGDPKRAHVATPEHVPDAPGRPPNFAMMMRNRIAGANLEGVEQYGFDRILTFRFEREDQTTLVVAELFGDGNVAVMNEDREVIDCLDTVRLRSRTVAPGSQYGYPDERFNPMEVDYETFKAKMEQSDTDLVRTLATQLNFGGLYGEELCIRAGVEKTVDIADATDEQYEALFGALERLREPILEGRTDPRLYEDDEGDVVDATPLPLEEHQAEGYDETVFENFNGAIDEYFHRLEQEAEEVTEEPGSQRPDFEQEIEKYKRIIEQQKGAIEEYEQQAEEEQQKAELLYGNYDLVDDICSTVQNARDEGVGWEEIEETFEQGAEQGIEAAEAVVGVNEAEGTVTIEIDDKQIEIDPAMGVEKNADRLYKESKRVREKMEGAEAAIEDTREDLEEAKQRKEEWEESEQEEDEEEEAEHVERDYLSMGSVPVRYDEKWYERFRWFRTSDGFLVLGGRNADQNEDLVKKYMEPSDCFFHAQAHGAPVTVLKATEPDEAAREIDIPESSKREAAKFAVSYSSVWKSGKFEGDVYEVDPEQVSKTPESGEYIEKGSFVIRGDREYYRDMPVGVAIGIKCEPDTRVIGGPPSAIEPKVETSVRIEPGQYAQNDIAKRLYRTFRERFEDTSFVRKIASADKIQEFCPPGGSTMVNE is encoded by the coding sequence ATGGACAGAAAGCGGGCGATGACGAGCGTCGACCTCGCCGCCCTCGTCGGCGAGTTACGGGACTACACCGGCGCCGTCGTCGACAAGGCCTATCTCTACGGCGAGGACAAGGTGCGGCTGAAGATGCGGGATTACGACCGCGGCCGCATCGAACTCATCATCGAGGTGGGCGACCCCAAGCGCGCCCACGTCGCGACGCCGGAACACGTCCCCGACGCGCCCGGCCGGCCGCCGAACTTCGCGATGATGATGCGAAACCGCATCGCGGGCGCGAACCTCGAGGGCGTCGAGCAGTACGGCTTCGACCGCATCCTCACCTTCCGGTTCGAGCGCGAGGACCAGACGACGCTCGTCGTCGCGGAACTGTTTGGCGACGGCAACGTCGCCGTGATGAACGAGGACCGCGAGGTCATCGACTGTCTCGACACCGTTCGTCTGCGCTCCCGAACCGTCGCGCCCGGATCCCAGTACGGCTATCCCGACGAGCGGTTTAATCCGATGGAGGTCGATTACGAGACGTTCAAGGCGAAGATGGAGCAGTCGGATACGGACCTCGTGCGGACGCTGGCGACCCAACTGAACTTCGGCGGTCTCTACGGCGAGGAACTCTGTATCCGCGCCGGCGTCGAGAAAACGGTCGACATTGCCGACGCGACCGACGAGCAGTACGAGGCATTGTTCGGCGCGCTGGAACGCCTCCGAGAGCCGATTCTGGAAGGTCGGACGGACCCCCGGCTTTACGAGGACGACGAGGGCGACGTCGTCGATGCGACGCCGCTGCCGCTCGAAGAACATCAGGCCGAAGGATACGACGAGACAGTCTTCGAGAACTTCAACGGCGCCATCGACGAGTACTTCCATCGCCTCGAACAGGAAGCCGAAGAAGTCACCGAGGAGCCCGGCAGCCAGCGCCCCGATTTCGAGCAGGAAATCGAGAAGTACAAGCGCATCATCGAACAGCAGAAGGGCGCCATCGAGGAGTACGAACAACAGGCCGAGGAGGAACAGCAGAAGGCCGAACTCCTCTACGGCAACTACGACCTGGTCGACGACATCTGCTCGACGGTCCAGAACGCTCGCGATGAGGGCGTCGGGTGGGAGGAAATCGAGGAGACGTTCGAACAGGGTGCCGAGCAGGGCATCGAAGCCGCCGAAGCAGTCGTCGGCGTCAACGAGGCCGAAGGCACCGTCACCATCGAAATCGACGACAAGCAAATCGAGATCGACCCCGCGATGGGCGTCGAGAAGAACGCCGACCGCCTCTATAAGGAGTCGAAGCGCGTTCGCGAGAAGATGGAGGGTGCCGAGGCCGCAATCGAGGACACCCGCGAGGACCTCGAAGAGGCCAAGCAGCGCAAGGAGGAGTGGGAGGAAAGCGAACAGGAGGAAGACGAAGAAGAGGAAGCCGAGCACGTCGAGCGCGACTACCTCTCGATGGGGTCGGTGCCCGTTCGCTACGACGAGAAGTGGTACGAGCGGTTCCGCTGGTTCCGCACGAGCGACGGCTTCCTCGTGTTGGGCGGCCGCAACGCCGACCAGAACGAGGACCTGGTCAAGAAGTACATGGAGCCGTCGGACTGCTTCTTCCACGCGCAGGCCCACGGCGCGCCCGTGACGGTGCTAAAGGCCACAGAGCCGGACGAGGCCGCCCGGGAAATCGACATCCCCGAATCCAGCAAACGGGAGGCCGCGAAGTTCGCCGTCTCCTACTCGTCGGTCTGGAAGAGCGGCAAGTTCGAGGGCGACGTCTACGAGGTCGACCCCGAACAGGTCTCGAAGACGCCCGAAAGCGGCGAGTACATCGAGAAGGGGAGTTTCGTCATCCGCGGCGACCGGGAGTATTACCGCGACATGCCGGTCGGGGTCGCTATCGGCATCAAATGCGAACCCGACACGCGGGTCATCGGCGGCCCGCCGTCGGCCATCGAACCGAAGGTCGAAACGTCGGTTCGCATCGAACCGGGCCAGTACGCCCAGAACGACATCGCGAAGCGCCTGTATCGGACCTTCCGCGAGCGCTTCGAGGACACGAGTTTCGTCCGGAAAATCGCCAGCGCCGACAAGATTCAGGAATTCTGTCCGCCCGGCGGCAGTACGATGGTGAACGAATAG
- a CDS encoding S8 family peptidase, translated as MTHHNRRTFLKVSGAVLGGIATGSTVVASTRTDRFIVETSGRKALKGLDVVHEMPGVDFAVVRGSESELEDARGVKGYAPDIEVQLNEPDVNDEVPAFDASDYEGQPGDFLQWDKADLNVPKAHETTEGEGTRVAIIDTGVLETHPDLKGPLNTKLSQNFTDDEGDHNPVGGGDHGTHVAGIVAADNGGGTGVNGTAPKTELVDCRVFSGEGATFADILAAIVYSVNINADAANLSLGAYPVPRQGQGQFYGKVLNSVMTYANKEGTLLVIAAGNDSADLQKDKNFISLPNEGAQGLSVAATGPIGYGWDADGDGDTADLVEPPESPAFYTNYGTNDIVLGAPGGDADPSAIGSGVPWFRDLVFNTVFAHNGELVSGTFGSKTDEYPGTVTAEWRGDFYGEVSVSGDPPYTTDDVPWYSSVGFGGVRFGVGTATFTGEETVTVDYNTGSDHERGAPDWISLQVVVPGDGDEEDTNYVVIDWQVDENSGTTVSWTASDSFGDEYGGVFEAGSVEEIFADNDIDPSSPTGNPRDVIGKGLVQSVGVYSGGGIGRDDSVDITYTGVDFEGDALLIPQTPGYGWKAGTSMAAPNVAGAAALVKSANPNYNANQVESALKGAAEVPDGYDKAFYGSGYLNILDAL; from the coding sequence ATGACACACCATAACAGGCGGACCTTTCTGAAAGTTAGTGGAGCCGTATTGGGTGGAATCGCAACCGGTTCGACCGTAGTGGCCAGTACGCGGACGGACCGATTCATCGTGGAAACCTCGGGGAGAAAAGCCCTGAAGGGGCTGGACGTCGTCCACGAGATGCCCGGCGTGGATTTCGCCGTCGTACGCGGCAGCGAGTCGGAGTTGGAAGATGCTCGTGGGGTGAAGGGATACGCGCCCGATATTGAGGTTCAATTGAACGAGCCGGACGTCAATGACGAGGTACCGGCCTTCGATGCGTCGGATTACGAGGGACAACCCGGAGACTTCCTCCAGTGGGACAAGGCCGATTTAAACGTGCCAAAGGCCCATGAGACGACGGAAGGCGAGGGGACACGAGTGGCGATTATCGATACGGGGGTACTTGAGACGCATCCGGATCTCAAAGGACCGCTTAATACTAAGCTCTCGCAGAACTTCACCGACGATGAGGGGGACCACAACCCAGTCGGTGGCGGTGACCACGGTACCCACGTTGCTGGTATTGTGGCTGCCGATAACGGCGGAGGGACCGGTGTCAACGGCACGGCACCGAAGACCGAACTCGTGGACTGTCGAGTGTTCTCCGGAGAAGGCGCGACGTTCGCGGACATCCTCGCAGCGATCGTCTACAGCGTGAACATCAACGCCGACGCGGCGAACCTAAGCTTGGGTGCGTATCCAGTTCCTCGGCAAGGGCAGGGACAGTTCTACGGTAAGGTTTTGAACAGCGTGATGACCTATGCGAACAAGGAAGGCACCTTACTGGTAATCGCGGCAGGCAATGACAGTGCTGACCTCCAAAAAGACAAGAACTTCATCAGCCTTCCGAACGAAGGCGCCCAAGGCCTCTCCGTCGCCGCGACTGGCCCAATCGGATATGGATGGGACGCTGATGGTGATGGTGACACAGCTGATCTCGTTGAACCTCCGGAGAGTCCGGCATTCTACACCAACTACGGAACGAACGACATCGTACTAGGTGCGCCCGGAGGAGACGCGGATCCCAGTGCAATCGGTTCGGGTGTTCCGTGGTTCCGAGATTTGGTTTTCAATACCGTCTTCGCCCATAACGGCGAACTCGTTTCGGGCACGTTCGGGTCAAAAACCGACGAGTATCCGGGGACCGTGACAGCCGAGTGGAGAGGGGATTTCTACGGCGAGGTCTCCGTTTCAGGCGACCCGCCGTATACGACTGACGATGTCCCTTGGTACTCGTCGGTCGGGTTCGGTGGCGTCCGTTTCGGTGTCGGCACAGCCACCTTTACCGGCGAGGAAACCGTGACTGTCGACTACAATACTGGTTCCGACCACGAACGAGGTGCCCCTGATTGGATTTCGCTGCAAGTGGTCGTACCCGGTGATGGGGATGAAGAGGATACTAACTATGTTGTCATCGACTGGCAGGTAGACGAAAACTCCGGAACAACGGTTTCATGGACTGCAAGCGACTCGTTCGGTGATGAGTACGGTGGCGTATTCGAAGCCGGTTCCGTCGAAGAGATTTTCGCTGACAATGACATCGACCCATCCTCACCGACCGGGAATCCAAGAGATGTCATCGGTAAAGGACTCGTTCAAAGCGTCGGCGTCTACAGCGGTGGCGGCATCGGACGAGATGATTCGGTAGATATCACTTATACGGGAGTGGATTTCGAAGGCGATGCGCTTCTGATTCCACAGACCCCCGGTTACGGCTGGAAGGCCGGAACCTCGATGGCTGCACCGAATGTTGCTGGCGCCGCAGCACTAGTCAAAAGCGCAAACCCGAATTACAACGCCAATCAGGTTGAATCGGCACTCAAAGGCGCAGCTGAGGTCCCCGATGGCTACGATAAAGCGTTCTACGGGTCTGGGTACCTGAATATTCTCGACGCTCTTTGA
- a CDS encoding MBL fold metallo-hydrolase, translating into MSVHSDWGDWLPRAVESADPDGLAVWYLGCNGFILKADDGTTVFIDPYLGTGDPPRTVRMIPVPFAPEDVAEADAVLATHEHTDHVHGPSQAPILADTDATFYGPSASAEKATAWTDDYDVTDDDFETVSEGDSLDIGALSIHVEPANDPDADHPVAYVIEHDSGTFFHGGDARPSDGFEEIGERYDIDLGVVAFGSAGMIPDKQTREPKYTQWYADENMAAEAANQLQLDRLLPTHWDMWKGLTADPESLRHHTRSFEYPRTLDVLEIGDSTTV; encoded by the coding sequence ATGAGCGTTCACTCCGACTGGGGCGATTGGCTGCCGCGGGCCGTCGAATCGGCCGACCCCGACGGCCTCGCGGTCTGGTATCTGGGCTGTAACGGCTTCATCCTGAAGGCCGACGACGGCACGACCGTCTTCATCGACCCGTATCTCGGGACGGGCGACCCACCGCGGACCGTGCGGATGATTCCGGTACCTTTCGCCCCCGAGGACGTCGCGGAGGCCGACGCCGTACTGGCGACCCACGAACACACCGACCACGTTCACGGTCCCTCGCAGGCGCCGATTCTGGCGGATACGGACGCCACCTTCTACGGGCCTTCGGCGTCGGCCGAAAAAGCGACGGCATGGACCGACGACTACGACGTCACCGACGACGATTTCGAGACCGTTTCGGAGGGCGATTCCCTCGACATCGGCGCCCTCTCTATCCACGTCGAACCGGCCAACGACCCCGACGCCGACCATCCGGTCGCCTACGTCATCGAGCACGACTCGGGGACCTTCTTCCACGGCGGCGACGCGCGGCCGAGCGACGGGTTCGAAGAAATCGGCGAGCGCTACGACATCGACCTCGGGGTCGTCGCGTTCGGTTCGGCGGGCATGATTCCGGACAAGCAGACCCGCGAGCCGAAGTACACACAGTGGTATGCCGACGAGAACATGGCCGCCGAGGCAGCGAATCAACTCCAACTGGACCGCCTGCTGCCGACCCACTGGGACATGTGGAAGGGCCTGACCGCCGACCCCGAATCGTTGCGGCACCACACGCGCAGTTTCGAGTACCCGCGGACGCTGGACGTCCTCGAAATCGGCGACTCGACGACCGTCTAA
- a CDS encoding DUF63 family protein: MNTSDGIDPARAWLAAFVTAFVAVVGAAIAFPQRVYDGFLWRYFFGPVDADAHGATCAVRSGGTTERLYSQTACASADGIVVTPGYTTVSTISYALVLIFMLVGVYFLLDRLDVEMSPRFYFALFPFMLLGGALRVVEDVNATFVREDLPMLIPYPEVSVIISPFIYFVMFAITLTALIVGIVLDNRGVIDEYEPFLGGVGALTLAVTVGFLLYISATSEVVGFYPTVSIITLVGATAIAALFWWASNEYAPYINDGTGLMGALVVWGHSVDGIANVLSLDWANALGLPVTYGSKHVINAATVRITSTVQPAWLSDSIGTAWPFLLLKVAAAVAVVWVFDEQIFEESPTYAYILFIAILAVGLGPGTRDMLRATLGI, encoded by the coding sequence ATGAACACCTCCGACGGAATCGACCCCGCCCGCGCGTGGCTGGCGGCCTTCGTGACCGCGTTCGTCGCCGTCGTCGGTGCCGCAATCGCGTTCCCCCAGCGCGTCTACGACGGCTTCCTGTGGCGTTACTTCTTCGGCCCGGTGGACGCCGACGCCCACGGGGCGACGTGTGCGGTCCGCTCCGGCGGCACGACCGAACGACTCTACAGCCAGACGGCCTGTGCTTCGGCGGACGGCATCGTCGTCACGCCCGGCTATACGACGGTTTCGACGATTAGCTACGCCCTCGTGCTCATCTTCATGCTCGTCGGCGTCTACTTCCTTCTGGACCGCCTCGACGTGGAGATGTCCCCGCGGTTCTACTTCGCGCTGTTCCCGTTCATGCTATTGGGCGGTGCCCTCCGAGTCGTCGAGGACGTCAACGCCACCTTCGTCCGCGAGGACCTGCCGATGCTCATCCCCTACCCCGAGGTATCGGTCATCATCAGTCCCTTCATCTACTTCGTGATGTTCGCCATCACGCTGACGGCGCTTATCGTCGGCATCGTCCTCGATAACCGCGGCGTCATCGACGAGTACGAACCGTTCCTCGGCGGTGTCGGCGCCCTCACGCTGGCGGTGACCGTCGGTTTCCTCCTCTATATCTCCGCGACTTCGGAGGTCGTTGGCTTCTATCCGACTGTCTCGATTATCACGCTCGTGGGCGCGACGGCCATCGCGGCGCTGTTCTGGTGGGCCTCCAACGAGTACGCGCCGTACATCAACGACGGGACGGGCTTGATGGGCGCCCTCGTCGTCTGGGGCCACAGCGTCGACGGCATCGCGAACGTCCTGAGCCTCGATTGGGCCAACGCGCTCGGCCTGCCGGTGACCTACGGTTCGAAACACGTTATCAACGCCGCGACGGTTCGCATCACGAGCACGGTCCAACCCGCATGGCTGAGCGACTCTATCGGCACGGCGTGGCCGTTCCTCCTGCTGAAAGTCGCCGCTGCCGTCGCCGTCGTCTGGGTGTTCGACGAACAGATTTTCGAGGAAAGCCCCACCTACGCCTACATCCTCTTTATCGCCATCCTCGCGGTCGGACTGGGCCCCGGAACGCGGGACATGCTTCGAGCGACGCTCGGGATTTAA
- a CDS encoding PAS domain S-box protein — MTATTNTISILHVDDESEFAEMATTFLEREDDRFVIETATGADEAVEYLADNDVDCIVSDYDMPDRNGIEFLGTVREEYEDLPFILYTGKGSEEIASKAISAGVTDYLQKETGTGQYTVLANRITNAVKQYRAKRELEASQKRLSLFIEQSPLGVLEYDNEFNIVGVNEAAEEILGYSEAELQGETWEQIVASSSYENVDDVTSALAETEGGYHSVDENVRKDGEHIVCEWHNRVVTDDDGEVLAIFSLFQDITDRKEHEERLERSTARLKVLFENSPDMIDIHTDDGTVIDVNQQFCEVFDQPKEALVGRKVWDIDQELSAEELRDLWDGMEIGDRRELETEFERDDGKRFPVEVHITRLPVEDGTRFMVVSRDITERRERLREIQTLNERLELAVEGAGLGVWDWDMTTDAVEFNERWATMLGYTLDEIEPHVDAWESRVHPDDLEGVNEALEAHINGETPHYDTEHRMRTAAGDWKWIRDIGRIVERDEDGDPVRAVGIHLDIDDRKRRERELERTRDLLEQTEHIADVGGWEIDTDTKEVFWTEHLFELLGGQYDEEPPLSEALDVYHEDDRPAVEAAVETALSDGDSFDVNARFRRPDGEIRWLRIQGEPTLADDEVTTLRGAVQDVTEQRARERDLQRAREEYEELFNGMNDSAWVIGLDETFLAVNEAAVDRTGYTREELQSMGPHDIDVELEPGEISSLVQDMPDDGVQVIETVHETKDGRRIPVEINSSLISYEDETAVLSIARDISDRKRRERQLEEFASIVSHDLRNPLTVAQGWLEIAREEGDGDAESLERIGEAHHRMNRLIEDLLTLAREGNDVGERESVDLASFVDRCWKNVATADATLRVDIDRTIRADPTRLEQLFENLFRNAVEHGGDQVTVTVGELDTGFYVEDDGPGIPPEDREDVFGYGYSTSEDGTGFGLSIVKQIAEAHDWDIRLTEGTDGGARFEVIGVPADS; from the coding sequence ATGACCGCCACCACGAACACGATTTCTATCCTCCATGTCGACGACGAGTCGGAGTTCGCCGAGATGGCTACGACGTTTCTGGAGCGGGAGGACGACCGATTCGTCATCGAAACCGCTACGGGGGCCGACGAGGCGGTCGAGTATCTCGCCGACAACGATGTCGACTGTATCGTCAGCGACTACGACATGCCGGACCGGAACGGCATCGAGTTCCTCGGCACCGTCCGCGAGGAGTACGAGGACCTCCCCTTTATCCTCTATACCGGCAAGGGCAGCGAGGAAATCGCCAGCAAGGCCATCTCTGCCGGCGTTACCGACTACCTCCAGAAGGAAACCGGGACCGGACAGTACACCGTCCTCGCAAACCGGATTACGAACGCGGTCAAGCAGTACCGAGCCAAGCGCGAACTCGAAGCCAGCCAAAAGCGCCTCTCGCTTTTCATCGAACAATCGCCGCTTGGCGTTCTGGAGTACGACAACGAGTTCAATATCGTGGGCGTGAACGAGGCCGCCGAGGAGATACTCGGCTACTCGGAGGCGGAACTCCAGGGCGAGACCTGGGAGCAAATCGTCGCATCGTCCAGTTACGAGAACGTCGACGACGTCACGTCCGCGCTGGCCGAAACCGAAGGCGGCTATCACAGCGTCGACGAGAACGTTCGGAAGGACGGAGAGCACATCGTCTGTGAGTGGCACAACCGTGTGGTGACCGACGACGACGGGGAGGTGCTCGCCATCTTCTCGCTTTTTCAGGATATCACCGACCGGAAGGAACACGAGGAACGCCTCGAACGGAGCACGGCCCGACTCAAGGTGCTCTTCGAGAACTCCCCGGACATGATCGATATCCACACCGACGATGGAACCGTCATCGACGTGAACCAGCAGTTCTGCGAGGTCTTCGACCAGCCGAAAGAGGCCCTCGTCGGCCGGAAAGTCTGGGATATCGACCAGGAACTAAGCGCCGAGGAACTGCGGGACCTCTGGGATGGCATGGAAATCGGTGACCGAAGGGAACTCGAAACCGAGTTCGAACGCGACGACGGCAAGCGGTTCCCCGTCGAGGTTCACATTACCCGTCTCCCGGTCGAGGACGGAACCCGATTCATGGTCGTCTCCCGAGACATCACCGAGCGCCGGGAGCGACTGCGGGAGATTCAGACGCTCAACGAGCGACTCGAACTCGCCGTCGAGGGCGCCGGCCTCGGGGTCTGGGACTGGGACATGACGACCGATGCCGTGGAGTTCAACGAGCGATGGGCGACGATGCTCGGCTACACGCTGGACGAAATCGAACCGCACGTCGACGCGTGGGAAAGCCGTGTCCACCCGGACGACTTGGAGGGAGTCAACGAAGCACTGGAAGCCCACATCAACGGCGAGACGCCGCACTACGATACCGAACACCGGATGCGGACCGCGGCGGGCGACTGGAAGTGGATTCGGGACATCGGCAGAATCGTCGAACGGGACGAGGACGGTGACCCGGTCCGGGCGGTCGGTATCCACCTCGATATCGACGACCGAAAAAGGCGCGAACGGGAACTCGAACGGACGCGTGACCTGCTCGAACAGACCGAACACATCGCGGACGTCGGCGGGTGGGAAATCGATACGGACACCAAGGAGGTGTTCTGGACCGAACACCTCTTCGAACTCCTTGGTGGCCAATACGACGAGGAACCGCCGCTGTCGGAGGCCCTCGACGTCTACCACGAGGACGACCGGCCGGCCGTCGAAGCCGCCGTCGAAACGGCTCTCTCCGACGGCGACTCCTTCGACGTGAATGCACGGTTCCGCCGGCCCGATGGCGAGATTCGCTGGCTTCGGATTCAGGGAGAGCCGACGCTCGCGGACGACGAGGTGACCACACTCCGCGGGGCGGTTCAGGACGTCACCGAACAGCGGGCCCGAGAGCGTGACCTCCAGCGGGCCCGCGAGGAGTACGAGGAACTGTTCAACGGCATGAACGATTCCGCGTGGGTCATCGGCCTCGACGAAACGTTTCTGGCGGTCAACGAGGCTGCCGTCGACCGGACGGGCTACACCAGAGAGGAACTCCAGTCGATGGGGCCACACGATATCGACGTGGAACTCGAACCCGGCGAGATATCCTCTCTCGTTCAGGACATGCCGGACGACGGGGTGCAGGTCATCGAAACGGTTCACGAAACGAAGGACGGCAGACGAATCCCGGTCGAAATCAACTCCAGCCTGATATCCTATGAGGACGAGACGGCCGTGTTGAGCATCGCGCGGGACATCTCCGACCGGAAGCGGCGGGAACGGCAGTTGGAGGAGTTCGCCTCCATCGTCAGCCACGACCTTCGCAATCCGCTCACAGTCGCCCAAGGCTGGTTGGAAATCGCCCGCGAGGAAGGCGACGGCGACGCCGAATCCCTCGAACGGATAGGGGAAGCACACCACCGGATGAACCGGCTCATCGAGGACCTCCTCACGCTGGCACGCGAAGGCAACGACGTAGGCGAACGGGAGTCGGTCGATCTGGCCTCCTTCGTCGACCGATGTTGGAAGAACGTCGCGACGGCGGATGCGACACTACGGGTCGACATCGACCGAACGATTCGGGCCGACCCGACCCGACTCGAACAACTCTTCGAGAACCTCTTTCGGAACGCGGTGGAACATGGCGGCGACCAGGTAACGGTTACCGTCGGGGAACTCGATACCGGCTTCTACGTCGAGGACGACGGCCCGGGGATCCCGCCCGAGGACCGCGAGGACGTGTTCGGATACGGTTACTCGACCTCCGAAGACGGTACCGGCTTCGGTCTAAGCATCGTCAAGCAGATTGCCGAGGCACACGACTGGGATATCCGACTCACCGAGGGCACCGACGGCGGCGCACGCTTCGAAGTCATCGGCGTTCCCGCCGATTCGTGA
- a CDS encoding mRNA surveillance protein pelota, with protein sequence MRIADRQDVEGRKERITVVPESLDDLWHLTYILEPGDLVSGDTTRRIQRDDDKMRDTGGQREPMWLRIDVESVEFAKFANRLRVGGEIVDCSREDQLGFHHTFNVEEHDELEIEKVWQVDQLERLQEAVEAAEQPDVAIATVEEGEAHVHTVAQYGVEERATITGTTGKGEYARGRDELFEELTEVLKRLDAPAIILAGPGFTKQDALDYVEDNAPDVVDKIQTVDTAAVGERGVHEVLKRGAVDRIQTETRISEEAELIDELMERIGEGAKAAYGIEEVEKAADYGAVETLLILDKRLREERAGEGDWDVDANELIDTVERQGGDVTVFSHEFDPGQQLSNLGGVAALLRYRLE encoded by the coding sequence ATGCGCATCGCCGACCGCCAGGACGTCGAGGGGCGGAAGGAGCGGATTACGGTCGTTCCCGAGAGCCTCGACGACCTCTGGCACCTCACGTATATTCTGGAACCCGGCGACCTCGTCTCGGGCGATACGACCCGCCGCATCCAGCGCGACGACGACAAGATGCGGGATACGGGCGGCCAGCGGGAACCGATGTGGCTCCGCATCGACGTCGAGAGCGTCGAGTTCGCCAAGTTCGCAAACCGCCTCCGTGTCGGCGGCGAAATCGTCGACTGCTCCCGCGAGGACCAGTTGGGGTTCCATCACACATTCAATGTCGAGGAACACGACGAACTCGAAATCGAGAAGGTCTGGCAGGTCGACCAACTGGAGCGACTACAGGAGGCCGTCGAGGCCGCCGAACAGCCCGACGTTGCCATCGCTACCGTCGAGGAGGGCGAAGCCCACGTCCACACCGTCGCCCAGTACGGCGTCGAGGAACGCGCCACGATTACCGGTACGACGGGCAAAGGCGAGTACGCCCGCGGCCGCGACGAACTCTTCGAGGAGTTGACCGAGGTCCTGAAGCGGCTCGACGCGCCTGCCATCATCCTCGCCGGCCCCGGATTCACCAAACAGGACGCGCTGGATTACGTCGAGGACAACGCCCCTGACGTAGTCGACAAGATTCAGACCGTCGACACCGCCGCCGTCGGTGAACGCGGCGTTCACGAGGTGCTCAAACGCGGGGCCGTCGACCGGATTCAGACGGAGACACGCATCTCCGAGGAAGCAGAACTCATCGACGAACTGATGGAGCGCATCGGGGAGGGCGCCAAGGCCGCCTATGGCATCGAGGAGGTCGAGAAGGCCGCCGACTACGGCGCCGTCGAGACGCTGCTCATCCTCGACAAGCGACTCCGTGAGGAACGCGCGGGCGAAGGCGACTGGGACGTCGACGCCAACGAACTCATCGACACCGTCGAACGGCAAGGCGGCGACGTAACCGTCTTCTCCCACGAGTTCGACCCCGGCCAGCAACTCTCGAACCTCGGCGGGGTCGCGGCACTGCTCCGATATCGGCTCGAGTAG
- a CDS encoding MBL fold metallo-hydrolase, with protein sequence MPTELHDGVYDITCVERETSRIRAFLFEDGTLVDCGLPDTTEALLDGIDATPVEPERLVITHADGDHVGGFDAVVRDYWVDTYVPEGVDLDTEFDPDHRYGDGDEIGPFEAVHVPGHRDHQHALINEEDGIAVLADAVSGADQRGLPKGYFHLPPGVYTNDLNRAEESLERLLEYDFDVGLVYHGSSVLSGASDKLDDYVYRIP encoded by the coding sequence ATGCCGACCGAACTCCACGACGGCGTCTACGACATCACCTGCGTCGAACGGGAGACGAGCCGCATCCGTGCGTTCCTCTTCGAGGACGGCACGCTCGTCGACTGCGGCTTGCCCGATACGACCGAGGCGCTGCTGGACGGTATCGACGCCACGCCGGTCGAACCCGAACGCCTCGTCATCACCCACGCCGACGGCGACCACGTCGGCGGCTTCGACGCCGTCGTCCGCGACTACTGGGTCGACACCTACGTTCCCGAGGGAGTAGACCTCGATACCGAGTTCGACCCGGACCACCGCTACGGCGACGGCGACGAAATCGGCCCCTTCGAGGCGGTTCACGTCCCCGGCCACCGCGACCACCAGCACGCACTTATAAACGAGGAGGACGGTATCGCCGTGCTGGCGGACGCCGTCTCCGGGGCCGACCAGCGCGGGCTTCCGAAAGGCTACTTCCACCTGCCGCCGGGCGTCTACACCAACGACCTGAATCGGGCCGAAGAATCGCTCGAACGGTTGCTCGAATACGACTTCGATGTCGGATTAGTCTATCACGGCTCGTCGGTGCTATCGGGAGCCAGCGACAAATTGGACGACTACGTCTATCGGATACCTTGA